The nucleotide sequence GTAAGTGCTCAGAATTTCTTTCATGTTGCAGTGATTGAGTTGTGTTTTTTAGAGCTGTTGACGAGGTTTGAAGTCGGTGGCGAGCAGTTGCCCGACATTGCCGTAGATGAGCTTGCCGTCGCTGGCAGTGGTGCCGCCACCCGATGGAAAAAGAATGTCCATGCAGCGCGCGCCCTGCGGGCTGTTGGCGAACACGCGGTACAGCAAGCCGTTGTTGCCCTGGTAGACGTTGACGGCGGGGCGGCCGCTCCAGACAGGCTTGGCGCTGGCGGCTTTGCTGGAGTCGTAGTTGGCGTAGAAATTCAACTCAGGCGACTGGGGCGAAGTGCCGTCGCGCAGCACGGCCACCTTGTTGAGTACCACCAAGTGCCCATTGATCTGCTGCGCCCAGGTGGTGCCATACAGGCCCTTGATGTGCTCGCTGGTGCGATAGGTTTTGCCTGCCAGCGACTTCACATCGCCAATCTTGCGGGGACGGTCCTGGTCGCAACGAGCGATAAAGGGGGCGTCGTTGCTGGCGTGCGCGGTGGAGATCAGGCCAAACGCGCTTTTCTGAGGCGTCTGGGCGCCCAGGCTCACCATGCGAGTCTGTGCGTTCAGTGGCGAGCCACCAAAATCCAGCGCGCCAGAGGGTAAGGCGGTGGCTGCGGCTTTGGCGGCGGCCGGTGCAGGCTCTGCAGCCGACACCACGGCAGCGGCGGCTGCTGCAGGCGCTGACTTGCTTGCAGTGGTGATTGCAGGGGATGGCGCTGTTGTTGAAGTTGTCGCCGAAGTTGTGCCTGGGGCCGTGGGGGCGGCAGCAACTGGCGCTGCAGGGGTGGTTGCCTGCGCAACCACAGGCGCGCTCTGTTTGCTGGGGCGGGCCTTGGCCACTTTGCTGCTGCGCGCAGCAGGCGCAGTTGAAGGTGAGGATGCGCTTGGCTCTGAAAATGCAGTGCCCGATGGTACAGAGCGGTACAGTGCGTAATTGGCACGGCGATTTTCAATGTAGTAAGCCAGCGCTTCGTCGCTGAAAACCTCCACAAACTCTACGCGGCGGTTTTGTCCTCGGCCTTGCTCGGTTGCATTGTCGGCAATGGGGTAACCTTCGCCCGCACCTTGAAAATACAGTTGTTCCTGAGGAACCCCATTTTGGCGCAGCAACTGCGCCACGGTTTTTGCACGGCGCTCTGACAAATCGGCATTGTGGGCAGAGCTGCCGGTATCGTCCG is from Comamonas fluminis and encodes:
- a CDS encoding OmpA family protein, with the translated sequence MALSLAGCATTTGGGSSGIQKTLTDTFASDDPCANNARNIGIAVGAVGGLVLAKVLDAKIGPAIAGAAAGALVGGLIGANIDQKRCELSKIAKQYQLDMEFTPVAVSAQSQKDEAAQAFSMTLRDAQGDSAQFLPNSEQLTPRAREYFLQIAKQYAQTKPPEGAKPEQAKAWQDAMRNRRLLLIGHTDDTGSSAHNADLSERRAKTVAQLLRQNGVPQEQLYFQGAGEGYPIADNATEQGRGQNRRVEFVEVFSDEALAYYIENRRANYALYRSVPSGTAFSEPSASSPSTAPAARSSKVAKARPSKQSAPVVAQATTPAAPVAAAPTAPGTTSATTSTTAPSPAITTASKSAPAAAAAAVVSAAEPAPAAAKAAATALPSGALDFGGSPLNAQTRMVSLGAQTPQKSAFGLISTAHASNDAPFIARCDQDRPRKIGDVKSLAGKTYRTSEHIKGLYGTTWAQQINGHLVVLNKVAVLRDGTSPQSPELNFYANYDSSKAASAKPVWSGRPAVNVYQGNNGLLYRVFANSPQGARCMDILFPSGGGTTASDGKLIYGNVGQLLATDFKPRQQL